One Endozoicomonas gorgoniicola DNA window includes the following coding sequences:
- a CDS encoding major capsid protein translates to MFDIFSNDAFSLTSLTATINEMDYKPMRLGELGLFQESGIDVRGESVKVRRKVEKALGAEMYTGLRALCGADFFDSLVGHEKVEKAYERYQDGAMLRDDVRSGFQFGNIHWEEYRGSVEDKEFIAADEAYLYPEGTGIFRTWFAPADFVETVNTIGLPRYAKQKPLDFDKGIQIHTQSNPLPINLRPRAVIKLKMS, encoded by the coding sequence ATGTTCGATATTTTCAGCAATGACGCTTTCAGTCTTACCAGCCTGACCGCCACCATCAACGAAATGGACTACAAGCCCATGCGCCTGGGCGAGTTGGGACTGTTTCAGGAAAGTGGCATCGATGTTCGTGGTGAATCCGTCAAAGTACGTCGCAAGGTGGAAAAGGCATTGGGAGCGGAAATGTATACTGGCCTGCGGGCATTGTGCGGTGCTGACTTCTTCGATTCACTGGTTGGGCATGAAAAGGTCGAAAAAGCCTATGAGCGTTATCAGGACGGTGCCATGCTCCGTGATGATGTTCGCAGTGGTTTCCAGTTTGGCAATATTCACTGGGAAGAGTACCGGGGCAGTGTTGAAGACAAGGAATTTATCGCTGCCGATGAAGCCTACCTTTACCCGGAAGGCACTGGCATTTTCCGTACATGGTTTGCTCCCGCTGACTTTGTGGAAACCGTGAATACCATTGGCTTGCCTCGTTATGCCAAGCAAAAGCCGCTGGACTTTGACAAGGGTATCCAGATTCATACCCAGTCTAACCCGCTGCCCATCAACCTGCGTCCAAGAGCCGTTATTAAACTGAAAATGTCGTAA
- a CDS encoding phage head-tail joining protein has product MITNEEYQALKRAVLLRDTKTIEFEGRRIEYSSFSEMERRLQAIEREISKQKKRPRQYGLYSNKGV; this is encoded by the coding sequence ATGATTACCAACGAAGAATATCAGGCCCTGAAACGGGCGGTTTTGCTGCGTGATACCAAAACCATTGAGTTTGAAGGACGCAGAATCGAGTACTCCAGCTTCAGTGAAATGGAACGCCGTCTTCAGGCCATTGAACGGGAAATCAGCAAACAGAAAAAACGACCCAGGCAGTACGGTCTGTATTCCAACAAGGGAGTCTGA
- a CDS encoding type II toxin-antitoxin system RelE family toxin, which yields MSYELDFSKKALKEWKKLNSTIQEQFKNKLRERLTTPRVPKDKLSGQPDCYKIKLRNSGYRLVYQVQDDIVVVFVISVGKRERSEAYRNAHKRLN from the coding sequence ATGAGCTATGAGCTGGACTTTTCCAAAAAAGCTTTAAAAGAATGGAAAAAATTAAATTCCACTATTCAGGAGCAGTTTAAAAACAAGCTTCGGGAACGCCTGACTACTCCCAGAGTCCCAAAAGACAAACTCTCAGGCCAACCGGATTGCTATAAAATCAAGCTGAGAAATTCAGGCTACAGGCTTGTTTATCAAGTTCAGGATGACATTGTTGTGGTTTTTGTCATCAGCGTAGGCAAGCGGGAACGAAGTGAAGCCTACAGGAATGCTCATAAACGACTGAATTAA
- a CDS encoding type II toxin-antitoxin system Phd/YefM family antitoxin — translation MASIHPILADVSAGISELKKNPMGVIKEANGETVAILNRNEPVFYAVPAKVYEAMMDALDDLELSAIVEERKNDERVRVNIDEL, via the coding sequence ATGGCATCAATACACCCCATCCTTGCCGATGTCAGTGCCGGTATTTCTGAGCTGAAAAAGAACCCCATGGGGGTCATCAAAGAAGCTAATGGTGAAACTGTCGCTATCCTGAATCGTAATGAACCGGTGTTCTACGCCGTTCCCGCTAAAGTCTATGAAGCCATGATGGATGCTCTGGACGACTTGGAGCTGTCTGCCATCGTTGAAGAACGTAAAAATGACGAACGGGTTCGGGTAAATATTGATGAGCTATGA
- a CDS encoding phage tail protein: MNIYLDLDGEIDPLIAGLKGSPDKVSKATKRALGKLAKFAERNVLREVSRQVGVTAKLIKELGRVRASLKKATNRDTGEYELVVWLGIFDIPAHKLGTPRQTRAGVRTGKHFWQGAFLFQPVNAPKAMVFKRAVNWKHKQQRSRKSGRLMWIGLPIEKQSLPIYQQAETALANMEPLLLERFSTLLQQELNYAFNIESR; encoded by the coding sequence ATGAATATTTACCTTGATCTGGATGGTGAGATTGACCCGCTGATCGCCGGGTTAAAAGGCTCACCCGATAAAGTCTCCAAAGCCACCAAACGGGCATTAGGTAAGCTGGCGAAATTTGCCGAGCGTAATGTTTTAAGGGAGGTATCCCGACAGGTTGGGGTCACCGCAAAATTAATAAAAGAGCTGGGCAGGGTTCGGGCATCCCTGAAAAAAGCTACCAACCGGGATACAGGGGAGTATGAACTGGTGGTGTGGCTGGGCATCTTTGATATTCCGGCTCATAAACTGGGTACTCCCCGGCAGACCAGGGCAGGAGTCCGAACCGGCAAGCATTTCTGGCAGGGAGCGTTTCTGTTCCAGCCAGTCAACGCTCCGAAAGCCATGGTGTTCAAGCGTGCGGTTAACTGGAAGCATAAACAACAGCGGTCAAGAAAATCAGGGCGGTTGATGTGGATCGGCTTGCCCATCGAAAAACAGTCCCTTCCCATCTATCAACAGGCAGAAACGGCGCTGGCAAACATGGAGCCATTGCTGCTTGAACGGTTTTCAACATTGCTACAACAAGAGCTGAACTATGCCTTCAACATCGAATCCCGATGA
- a CDS encoding phage terminase large subunit family protein: MTVQTCKTSPYLHGFLAGLKPDTRLTVSEWADQKRILPVKAAKEAGHWRTSRTPYLKEIMDALSPSSPIEKVVFMKGAQVGGTECGNNWLGYVIDHVPAPMMYVLPTLDLAKRTSKQRIAPMIEEMPVLRDKVKDPRSRDSGNTLLSKEFPGGVLIFTGANSGAGLRSMPARFECRQCGHKHYEKDKPRLLTEGKWVAGTGEKSNKVAGFHLSSLYSPNGWYSWQNAVEDFLAAQKKPLQMKDWTNTVLGETWQDKGETVEHELLYQRREYYPAEVPWWVEVITIGCDVQDDRIEFEVTGWGAGEESWGIDYVRLYGDLSKPGIWTALGDMLRKTYTRQDGITLNAAQVCIDSGGHFTDEVYTFCRRQGANWAIPVKGSSIAGKPIATFPKTRNKKGVYLTLVGSDTAKELLYQRFRILEPGNGYCHWSVSDCFDEDYFRQITAEEKIRKYKNGVPYFQWDAKGRRNEALDCRVYSLTAIRILQQHKGIDLNRLASLREPPEDNQVINPEDAIVQKPVVQRPARRTIKSTYLNG, translated from the coding sequence ATGACAGTGCAAACCTGCAAAACTAGCCCATACCTTCATGGTTTCCTCGCAGGTCTGAAACCCGATACCCGACTGACGGTTTCCGAATGGGCGGATCAGAAACGGATTCTCCCTGTCAAAGCCGCCAAGGAAGCTGGTCACTGGCGTACCTCAAGAACGCCATATCTCAAAGAAATCATGGATGCACTGTCGCCGTCATCGCCCATTGAGAAAGTGGTGTTTATGAAAGGGGCTCAGGTAGGCGGTACCGAGTGCGGTAATAACTGGCTGGGTTATGTTATCGACCATGTGCCAGCCCCGATGATGTATGTTCTGCCAACCCTTGATCTGGCCAAGCGCACCTCAAAACAGCGCATCGCCCCCATGATCGAGGAAATGCCGGTACTGCGGGACAAGGTCAAAGACCCTCGCAGTCGGGACAGTGGCAACACTCTGTTGTCTAAAGAGTTCCCCGGCGGGGTGCTGATTTTTACGGGGGCTAACAGTGGAGCCGGTTTGCGTTCCATGCCTGCCCGTTTTGAATGCAGGCAGTGCGGTCACAAACATTACGAGAAAGATAAACCCCGCTTGCTGACCGAGGGTAAATGGGTTGCCGGAACCGGTGAAAAAAGCAACAAGGTGGCGGGTTTTCATCTGAGTTCGCTCTACAGTCCTAACGGCTGGTACAGCTGGCAAAATGCGGTTGAGGATTTTCTGGCAGCACAGAAAAAACCGCTACAGATGAAAGACTGGACCAACACGGTGCTGGGGGAAACCTGGCAGGACAAAGGTGAAACCGTCGAGCATGAATTGCTCTATCAGCGTCGTGAATATTATCCGGCTGAAGTCCCATGGTGGGTCGAGGTGATCACCATTGGTTGTGATGTTCAGGATGACCGGATTGAGTTTGAGGTGACAGGCTGGGGAGCCGGTGAGGAAAGCTGGGGAATAGACTATGTTCGCCTTTATGGTGATCTTTCCAAGCCGGGTATCTGGACGGCATTAGGCGACATGCTGCGTAAAACCTATACCCGGCAAGATGGTATCACACTCAATGCAGCGCAGGTGTGCATCGACAGTGGCGGTCACTTCACTGATGAGGTCTACACCTTTTGCAGACGACAGGGGGCGAACTGGGCGATTCCGGTTAAAGGCAGCTCCATTGCCGGTAAACCCATTGCTACCTTTCCCAAGACCAGGAATAAAAAAGGCGTCTACCTGACCCTTGTCGGCAGTGATACCGCCAAGGAACTGCTCTACCAGCGATTCCGCATTCTGGAACCGGGCAATGGTTATTGCCACTGGTCTGTCAGTGACTGTTTTGATGAAGACTATTTCCGGCAGATCACCGCTGAAGAAAAGATCAGGAAGTATAAAAACGGTGTGCCGTATTTCCAGTGGGACGCAAAAGGCCGAAGAAACGAAGCTCTGGATTGCCGGGTCTACTCCCTCACGGCGATACGCATATTGCAGCAGCACAAAGGCATCGATTTAAACCGTCTGGCGTCCTTGCGTGAACCGCCAGAGGACAATCAGGTCATCAACCCTGAAGATGCCATCGTGCAAAAACCTGTTGTCCAGCGACCCGCCAGAAGAACCATCAAAAGCACTTACCTGAACGGATAG
- a CDS encoding phage portal protein, which produces MKLIRQLKRLLPFKNAAYTAAGNGRRAKNWYAPNLSPNDTLKADLGKLQARSRAAIRNDPWAASGITKLVSNVIGKGITPKSLIENDRLRIQVQDLFVEWSAESDADGLLSFTGQQSLITRSMFEAGECFVRLRPRRLEDGLSVPLQLQVLESEFVPIHYNQTLPCGNVIKGGIEFNRLGQRVAYWMHREHPAEFSFDSSKLARIPADDVLHVFEALRPG; this is translated from the coding sequence ATGAAGCTAATCCGTCAACTAAAACGACTGCTGCCCTTCAAAAATGCCGCTTATACCGCTGCGGGCAATGGCAGGCGGGCAAAGAACTGGTATGCGCCCAACCTGTCACCCAATGACACCCTGAAAGCCGACCTTGGCAAGTTGCAAGCCCGTTCAAGGGCAGCCATTAGAAATGATCCCTGGGCAGCCAGTGGCATTACCAAACTGGTCAGTAACGTGATCGGCAAAGGCATTACGCCCAAGTCATTGATTGAAAATGACCGGCTACGGATTCAGGTGCAGGACTTGTTTGTTGAGTGGTCAGCGGAAAGTGATGCGGACGGACTGTTAAGTTTTACCGGCCAGCAGTCATTGATTACCCGATCCATGTTCGAGGCGGGAGAGTGCTTTGTTCGTCTGCGTCCTCGCAGGCTGGAGGACGGTTTATCGGTGCCGCTTCAGTTGCAGGTGCTGGAGTCTGAATTTGTTCCCATTCATTACAACCAGACCCTTCCCTGCGGCAACGTTATAAAGGGCGGCATTGAATTTAATCGTTTGGGTCAGCGGGTGGCGTACTGGATGCACCGGGAACATCCGGCAGAGTTCAGTTTTGACAGCAGCAAACTGGCACGAATCCCGGCTGATGATGTGTTGCATGTTTTTGAAGCCTTGCGCCCCGGATAG
- a CDS encoding head maturation protease, ClpP-related produces the protein MLTQVLDATNIDVRINSRGGMVFEGIAIYNVLRAHKADIHVNIDGLAASIASVIAMAGDTVSMAENSMMMIHNPYGWAMGDADEMRKTADVMDKVTDSIAVSYTARTGKTVEEMKAMMDEEIWFSAAEALELGLVDGIDSPVQAAANISLLAGTVLGKDASDVYTQLDPAASDGTEVAAGILYADKITDSEPGRGVVITRLAEVVESLLVFPDGATDEEKAAAIKQLAAQDIILRS, from the coding sequence TTGCTGACACAAGTGCTGGACGCTACCAATATTGATGTTCGTATCAATAGCCGGGGTGGGATGGTGTTCGAGGGCATTGCTATCTACAACGTGCTGCGAGCCCATAAAGCGGACATTCATGTCAACATCGATGGTCTGGCGGCCAGTATTGCCAGTGTGATTGCCATGGCAGGCGATACCGTCAGCATGGCTGAAAATTCAATGATGATGATCCATAACCCTTATGGCTGGGCAATGGGTGATGCCGATGAAATGCGTAAAACCGCTGACGTGATGGACAAGGTAACAGACAGTATTGCGGTGTCGTACACTGCCCGAACCGGCAAAACTGTGGAAGAAATGAAAGCCATGATGGATGAGGAAATCTGGTTTTCAGCAGCGGAAGCGTTGGAGTTGGGTCTGGTCGACGGAATCGACAGCCCGGTACAGGCAGCTGCCAATATTTCACTGCTAGCCGGTACGGTACTCGGTAAGGATGCCTCTGACGTTTATACCCAGCTTGACCCGGCTGCCAGTGATGGAACAGAGGTCGCCGCTGGCATTTTGTACGCCGACAAAATCACCGATTCAGAACCGGGAAGGGGAGTTGTTATCACCCGCTTGGCGGAAGTGGTTGAAAGCTTGCTGGTTTTCCCTGATGGCGCAACGGATGAGGAAAAGGCAGCAGCGATCAAACAACTCGCCGCACAGGACATCATCCTGCGTAGCTAA
- a CDS encoding DUF3768 domain-containing protein — MMTAHLQHTIEDKVGLLKAVAEFNHFNEENDPYGEHNFFRFKFEEEWIIARFDYYAPDMEHGSEDATDLSKTVRVLTIMLAIDY, encoded by the coding sequence ATGATGACTGCCCACCTGCAGCACACCATTGAGGACAAAGTCGGTTTGCTGAAAGCGGTTGCTGAATTTAACCACTTCAATGAGGAGAACGACCCCTATGGAGAGCATAATTTCTTCCGCTTCAAATTTGAAGAGGAATGGATCATCGCCAGGTTTGATTATTACGCCCCGGATATGGAACACGGCTCGGAGGACGCCACGGATTTAAGCAAAACCGTCCGGGTGCTGACCATTATGCTGGCTATCGATTATTAA